A window of the Planococcus citri chromosome 4, ihPlaCitr1.1, whole genome shotgun sequence genome harbors these coding sequences:
- the LOC135842743 gene encoding LDLR chaperone boca-like isoform X2, with protein MNSPKYLVCFVLFSSLTLLAAKKFPKEEEKPAWAKKDIRDYSEADLERLLDQWEEDEEPLEPDELPEHLRPQPQIDLNNIKNTDPEELMKLSKKGRTLMTFVKVSGKPTKDETEELTKLWQTSLWNNHIQAERYLIEDDRAIFMYKDGSQAWTAKDYLIEQERCDTVTIDSKVFEGKYRKGSPTRSEL; from the exons ATGAATAGTCCAAAATACTTGGTGTGTTTCGTGTTATTCTCAAGTTTAACTCTACTCGCCGCtaagaaatttccaaaagaagAGGAGAAGCCGGCTTGGGCCAAGAAAGATATCAGAGATTATTCTGAAGCCGATCTCGAACGTTTATTAGATCAATGGGAG GAAGACGAAGAACCTTTAGAACCTGACGAGTTACCGGAACATTTAAGACCTCAGCCGCAAATTGATCTCAATAAT ATTAAAAACACTGATCCCGAAGAGTTGATGAAATTATCTAAAAAAGGTAGAACGTTGATGACCTTCGTTAAAGTATCCGGTAAACCTACGAAAGACGAAACCGAAGAATTAACTAAATTGTGGCAAACTAGTCTGTGGAATAATCACATCCAAGCTGAAAG ATATTTGATCGAAGACGATCGAGCCATATTTATGTACAAAGATGGATCTCAAGCTTGGACAGCCAAGGATTATTTAATCGAACAAGAACGCTGTGATACGGTAACAATCGATAGCAAAGTTTTCGAAGGAAAATACAGAAAA GGTTCTCCAACTCGATCTGAATTATAA
- the LOC135842739 gene encoding UDP-glycosyltransferase UGT5-like: MRILMLTMLAIIALNVEQTTSANILALFPYPLKSHFIMFDALLVELAKRGHNVTVVNTFPKKVPVQNYSDVDVSSCFELPSIRFELERAFSYHSSLLRDLFSYVEAYDDILKCEPMANLMNTNDTYDLIITEIFSSDAMLAYVHQFKIPFISFCSTPLLTWASDRVGIPDNPSYISFSYNDKPLDTMGSSFFQRLYNTYAYVLSRLKYKLLSEFKTNKIVRKHFGEDTPDLEEISKNTSLIFTFSHYSINSPRPMVPGVVEVGGIQIKEPSPLPPDIQKFMDEAEHGVIYFCLGSLLQAKTMPVEKRNAFIYAFSKIPQRVLWKYEEDDLPGKPDNVMIRKWMPQRDILAHPKVKLFIAHGGALGLNEAVYEGVPILGIPFWVDQTLNIHSVQESGAGEMLEYPDITPEVVLFKINQVLNDNKYKDNAKKLSAIYRDRALSAMDTAVYWTEYVIRHKGAAHLKPVTVQMPWYQYLLLDILAFYALAYFMVRRLYYKCSRAKKTMYQSRLQRRRNMMNGHATQVH, encoded by the exons ATGCGTATTTTGATGCTGACTATGCTCGCAATAATTGCTTTAAACGTTGAACAAACCACCAGCGCTAACATCTTGGCATTGTTTCCATACCCTTTGAAAAGTCATTTCATCATGTTCGACGCTTTACTCGTAGAATTAGCTAAACGAGGCCATAACGTAACCGTAGTCAACACGTTTCCGAAGAAAGTACCAGTACAGAATTACAGCGACGTTGACGTCAGCTCGTGCTTCGAACTGCCATCGATACGATTCGAACTAGAGCGAGCTTTCTCCTATCATTCATCCCTGCTGCGAGATCTCTTCTCGTACGTCGAAGCCTACGATGACATACTGAAATGCGAACCGATGGCCAACCTGATGAACACCAATGACACTTACGATCTCATCATCACCGAGATCTTCTCCTCAGATGCGATGCTGGCGTACGTGCATCAGTTCAAAATACCCTTTATATCATTTTGTTCGACGCCTTTGCTGACCTGGGCTTCGGACCGAGTCGGTATACCGGATAACCCATCCTATATATCGTTCAGCTATAACGACAAACCACTCGATACGATGGGTTCGAGCTTCTTTCAAAGACTGTACAATACTTACGCTTACGTACTATCCAGACTAAAATATAAACTTTTATCGGAATTCAAAACCAATAAAATCGTCCGCAAGCATTTCGGAGAAGACACGCCCGATTTGGAAGAGATCTCAAAAAACACTAGTTTAATATTTACCTTCAGCCATTACAGTATCAACTCGCCCAGGCCGATGGTTCCCGGTGTCGTTGAAGTGGGTGGGATACAGATCAAAGAACCGTCTCCTTTGCCTCCG GACATTCAAAAGTTCATGGACGAGGCCGAGCACGGTGTGATTTATTTCTGCCTTGGCTCTCTACTGCAAGCAAAGACAATGCCGGTTGAGAAACGTAACGCGTTCATTTATGCTTTCTCGAAGATACCCCAAAGGGTGCTATGGAAATACGAAGAGGATGACTTGCCTGGTAAACCTGATAATGTCATGATACGCAAATGGATGCCTCAAAGGGATATCTTGG CTCACCCAAAAGTGAAATTATTTATCGCCCACGGGGGAGCCCTAGGTTTGAACGAAGCTGTCTACGAAGGAGTACCAATCTTGGGCATCCCTTTTTGGGTCGATCAAACCCTAAACATACATTCAGTTCAAGAATCTGGCGCTGGAGAAATGTTGGAATATCCAGATATCACCCCGGAAGtagttttattcaaaattaatcaagtCCTCAACGATAACAA GTACAAAGACAACGCAAAGAAACTGTCAGCTATTTACCGAGATCGAGCATTGTCAGCAATGGACACCGCAGTTTACTGGACCGAATACGTAATCAGACATAAAGGAGCCGCTCACCTGAAACCAGTCACAGTCCAAATGCCTTGGTACCAATACCTACTTCTGGATATCTTGGCATTTTACGCATTAGCTTACTTCATGGTTAGAAGATTATACTACAAATGTTCTCGTGCGAAGAAAACAATGTACCAGAGCAGATTACAAAGGAGAAGAAACATGATGAACGGCCACGCCACCCAAGTTCATTAA
- the LOC135842742 gene encoding UDP-glycosyltransferase UGT5-like: MLLLSALLLLLPVNLNFCEGSRILALFPYPLKSHFIAFDALFVELAKRGHDVTVMTSFPKNKNITNYHEIDSSHCLHIPDILFDVGFASTEYKTAFHLINFLQVVPELHEPILACNPIQDLLKTKEKYDLLITEAFCSDALIPFAYILDLPLVLFSSLPILPWYSDRVGNIDNPSFIQFQFSDVLLEYHSTFYQRLYNVATYVMSRICHKFIWEPKTNELVRKYLGSGIPPVQEIAKNTSMILSFSHFSMNSPRPLVPSVVEVGGIHIEDAAPLPKDIEKFINESTHGVIYFCLGSLLKAKTMPVHIRQAFEDAFRQLPQRVLWKWENETLPNKPDNVMIKKWMPQRDILAHPNIKLFISHGGALGLNEAVFEGVPIIGIPFYGDQKMNIKTIQAAGAGELLWYNDITAEHVLEKIKTVLNNKRYHENAKKLSSVFRDRPMSPTDNAVFWTEYVLRHKGAHHLKTAATHLEWYQYLLLDVIAFVLGALFVSFYLIRKLVKSLARAVFGKSKKTKVN; encoded by the exons ATGTTGCTGTTATCAGCGTTGTTGTTGCTACTGCCCGTAAATCTAAACTTCTGCGAAGGATCCCGCATCTTGGCTTTATTTCCATACCCCCTGAAAAGCCATTTCATAGCATTCGACGCTCTATTTGTAGAACTAGCCAAACGTGGTCACGATGTAACGGTAATGACATCGTTCCCGAAGAATAAAAATATCACCAATTACCACGAGATCGATTCCAGCCACTGTCTGCACATACCAGATATCTTATTCGACGTAGGATTCGCATCTACCGAATACAAGACAGCTTTCCACTTGATAAACTTTCTGCAAGTGGTTCCAGAACTACACGAGCCTATTTTAGCCTGTAATCCGATACAGGATTTACTCAAGACTAAAGAAAAATACGACCTTTTGATCACCGAAGCATTCTGCAGCGATGCCCTGATACCATTCGCATACATATTGGATTTACCTCTGGTGTTATTTTCTTCGTTACCGATCCTACCTTGGTATTCGGATCGAGTTGGAAATATCGATAATCCGTCCTTCATACAGTTTCAATTCAGCGATGTTTTACTGGAATATCATTCGACATTTTACCAAAGACTTTATAATGTGGCGACGTACGTGATGTCGAGAATTTGCCATAAGTTTATTTGGGAACCGAAGACGAACGAGTTGGTGAGGAAGTATCTGGGATCTGGGATTCCTCCGGTCCAAGAGATCGCCAAGAATACCAGCATGATATTGTCGTTTAGTCATTTTAGTATGAACTCGCCTAGACCTTTGGTGCCCAGCGTGGTCGAAGTGGGAGGGATACATATTGAAGATGCTGCCCCTTTGCCTAAG gatatcgaaaaattcatcaacgagTCCACCCACGGAGTAATATACTTTTGCCTGGGATCCTTATTGAAAGCAAAAACAATGCCAGTTCACATTAGACAAGCTTTTGAGGACGCTTTTCGTCAATTACCTCAGCGAGTTTTATGGAAATGGGAAAACGAAACGTTGCCTAATAAACCAGATAACGTCATGATAAAAAAATGGATGCCCCAAAGAGATATTTTgg CTCATCCTAATATCAAATTATTCATCAGTCACGGAGGAGCTTTAGGTCTAAACGAGGCAGTTTTTGAAGGAGTTCCAATCATCGGAATTCCATTTTACggtgatcaaaaaatgaatataaaaacCATCCAGGCTGCTGGAGCCGGAGAACTCTTATGGTATAACGACATCACAGCTGAACACGTTTTAGAGAAAATTAAAACTGTATTGAATAATAAAAG GTACCatgaaaatgctaaaaaattatcGTCAGTGTTTCGCGATCGACCAATGTCACCCACAGATAATGCTGTTTTTTGGACCGAATACGTATTAAGACATAAGGGAGCCCATCATCTCAAAACAGCTGCAACACACCTCGAATGGTACCAATATTTATTACTCGATGTGATAGCATTTGTACTAGGTGCGTTATTTGTTAGCTTTTATTTAATAAGAAAACTAGTTAAATCTTTAGCTAGAGCAGTGTTCGGTAAATCCAAAAAAACTAAGGTTAATTGA
- the LOC135842743 gene encoding major facilitator superfamily domain-containing protein 9-like isoform X1 — translation MNNVRSKLLYVISYVDVLAVSLIIPLFNQHLQSMGISNVKIGLLGSIYSAVQFFASPIIGHTSDVYGSKRVLIVTLLTCSICYPIMGQATTFIAMLTIRPIIGFAKHTQLLCKNYIQESTDDEKEHFRIFGNLNGFTSLGYIIGPVISGYLINTENGYSNMCCVTGILFAVNALISYFLQIKSKKKPSQRRSTNFITSFKHIPWATCWDLFLLKCLAVFAMFSFYLNYHTAMTTRFGTTSVQNGYSLSLQGLVRALAAFFIHKIFELFPNHLNTSHRMRIIYGILIVTFSALYLSSSFYLFLVFLVPLNVCLCFIRIVNHDALVERIKDHQKGIILGAFNNVTAVCRFILPLCSGYIVDVFGYDGSYLISILSLVVGLIVISMYSVRQKVD, via the coding sequence ATGAACAACGTACGAAGCAAATTACTCTACGTCATCTCCTACGTGGACGTATTGGCGGTCAGCTTAATTATTCCATTATTTAATCAACATCTGCAATCGATGGGTATATCGAATGTTAAAATCGGACTCCTCGGATCCATCTATTCAGCCGTTCAATTCTTCGCTAGTCCAATCATCGGCCATACCAGCGATGTCTACGGTAGCAAAAGAGTATTAATCGTTACACTCCTTACGTGTTCCATATGTTACCCTATTATGGGTCAAGCTACCACTTTCATCGCCATGTTAACTATAAGACCAATCATCGGATTCGCTAAACATACTCAATTATTATGTAAAAACTATATTCAAGAAAGTACCGACGACGAAAAAGAGCATTTTCGTATATTCGGCAACTTGAACGGATTCACTTCACTAGGCTACATTATAGGACCGGTCATATCAGGCTACCTGATCAATACCGAAAACGGTTACTCGAATATGTGCTGCGTTACCGGAATATTATTCGCTGTCAATGCTCTAATTTCGTATTTCCTTCAGattaaatcgaaaaagaaaCCGAGTCAACGTCGAAGCACTAATTTCATTACCAGTTTTAAGCATATACCTTGGGCTACGTGTTGGGATCTATTTCTACTCAAGTGTTTGGCTGTATTTGCTATGTTTTCCTTCTATCTTAATTACCATACTGCTATGACGACTCGATTTGGCACAACGTCAGTTCAAAACGGATATTCGTTATCTTTACAAGGACTAGTTCGAGCTTTGGCTGCGTTCTTTATCCATAAGATATTCGAGTTGTTTCCTAATCATCTGAATACATCGCATAGGATGCGAATCATTTACGGTATCTTGATCGTCACATTTTCGGCGTTGTATTTATCCAGCTCgttttacctatttttagtaTTCTTGGTACCGTTGAACGTATGCTTGTGTTTTATCAGAATCGTCAATCATGACGCTTTGGTTGAACGAATCAAAGATCATCAGAAAGGAATTATTCTCGGAGCATTTAATAATGTCACAGCTGTGTGTAGATTTATCCTTCCGTTATGTTCGGGGTATATTGTCGACGTATTCGGTTACGATGGATCGTATCTGATTTCTATTCTGTCTCTGGTAGTCGGTCTTATAGTCATAAGCATGTACAGTGTTCGGCAGAAAGTCGATTAA
- the LOC135842744 gene encoding uncharacterized protein LOC135842744 — protein MRRIIFIQISIVILVTFDEMQASTVIDDDVLKDTNLTNSFNRTLTKKINDILETKLKDEYAKQKEDLNAMLKDLQAKLKEDQNVMLKDLQAKLKEDHAKLEQEIKCSLWHLKLDQSIRMLDECCEFFVKNNRPKSRWAAVLPSTLPYDAHFNAKRVPAEVEGIINTLIAVRHQRSHALQKNAGAIEELLKSLETYLNDAIDCNQSDKLERYLPGSIDFITKCLKPENVTSPQHNRKQRLNKKMKQNKRKMQKIPLSFDCQPDGKTTHRQKKNRYLIHLVCNFDVHDVNEFFDRF, from the exons ATGAGGAGAATAATTTTCATCCAG ATCTCAATTGTTATATTAGTCACGTTTGATGAAATGCAGGCATCTACTGTGATCGATGACGAT GTATTAAAGGATACGAACTTGACGAACAGTTTTAATAGAACATTGACGAAAAAGATAAACGATATTTTAGAAACCAAGCTGAAAGATGAATATGCCAAGCAGAAAGAAGATCTAAATGCCATGCTGAAAGATCTTCAAGCCAAGCTGAAAGAAGATCAAAATGTCATGCTGAAAGATCTTCAAGCCAAGCTGAAAGAAGATCATGCCAAGCTGGAACAGGAAATTAAG TGTTCATTGTGGCATCTGAAATTAGATCAATCCATCAGAATGTTAGACGAATGCTGCGAGTTCTTCGTGAAAAATAATCGACCAAAATCGAGATGGGCAGCTGTGTTACCTTCAACGTTGCCTTATGATgcacattttaatgcaaaacgTGTACCAGCTGAAGTAGAAGGAATAATTAATACGTTAATTGCAGTTCGCCATCAGCGTTCTCATGCGCTTCAAAAAAATGCAGGAGCCATTGAGGAGTTATTGAAATCTTTAGAAACATATTTGAATGACGCTATCGACTGTAATCAAAGCGATAAATTAGAGAGATATTTGCCTGGTTCTATCGACTTTATAACGAAATGCCTCAAGCCTGAAAATGTGACTTCTCCACAACACAACAGGAAACAGCGCTTAAACAAGAAGATGAAgcaaaacaaacgaaaaatgcagaaaatacCCTTATCCTTTGACTGCCAACCTGATGGTAAAACAACACATCGTCAAAAAAAGAATCGATATTTAATCCACCTAGTATGTAATTTCGATGTACATGATGTGAATGAGTTTTTCGACAGGTTTTGA